The following coding sequences lie in one Daphnia pulex isolate KAP4 chromosome 1, ASM2113471v1 genomic window:
- the LOC124197521 gene encoding importin subunit alpha-1-like isoform X2 produces the protein MTTEANPTLLKDINHNCRGYEEVKKEDHMLYNRYNQYILEVYDEDLSPLEVLKCMAAAKSIEDIVNGINSGDVNKEITATNAIRKFLSEEHNPALIRILINANVVPKLVEFLSRVKNAELQLESARTLTTIVLCRSFQVQAVVSAGAIAGFMSMLSSPHPVTAEQAVRALGIIAKDGPKLRDYLIEQGFIKAMLSLVKSNSSATLLRSVTSTLSNLCRYLGGSVLAVRQLLPALYHLIHANDEEILATACMALSHLTDGPKEIKKEVINAGVVPRLVELFYHKEETVIYPTLMVIGYIAYSGEDISDEIEAFVSAGAVAGMIHLLDSPHPVVVEHAAWVLGNFANQGAEIRDFLIEEGIIKPLVSLINKPDTPVKLLQEVTVTLTNLCGGYEDSPLSVPAVRQLIPALAHLLNSNDSDILVCASMALSNLSADGHDERIQDVVDTGVVPRLISLLDKNRLNDDFVISMALSIIANIVTANDSQTDSVLAAGACPALAKLLAHSDLEIVKRAARTVAKIAAGNATQIQALITNNVIRPLVDVLGNGDFKCQKAAALAITNITMGGNVEQIALLCQFGAVAPLCTLLETKKPKTIVVVLDCLANILAAAKKMGELEKVSLDVRVCGGLDLIEVLVIHNNVDISLKSLAVLKQYFSTDRDEDSELAPSISQSGNYEFNTQPFQTPEGGFSF, from the exons ATGACAACTGAAGCAAATCCCACCCTGTTGAAGGACATCAATCATAATTGCAGAGGATATGAG GAAGTCAAGAAGGAAGATCACATGCTGTATAATAGATACAACCAATACATCCTTGAAGTCTACGATGAGGACCTCAGCCCTCTTGAAGTACTAAAATGCATGGCTGCAGCGAAGAGCATTGAGGACATAGTTAATg GTATCAACAGTGGTGATGTAAACAAGGAGATTACAGCAACCAATGCTATACGTAAATTCCTATCTGAGGAACACAATCCAGCACTCATTCGTATCCTCATCAATGCTAATGTTGTTCCCAAGCTAGTAGAATTCCTTAGTCGTGTCAAAAA cgCTGAACTTCAGTTAGAGTCAGCCAGGACTCTCACCACCATTGTGCTATGCAGATCTTTTCAGGTCCAAGCTGTGGTCAGTGCTGGGGCTATTGCTGGTTTCATGTCAATGTTGAGTTCACCTCATCCAGTTACGGCCGAGCAAGCTGTCCGGGCGCTCGGCATTATTGCGAAAGACGGACCAAAGTTAAGAGATTACTTAATCGAGCAAGGATTTATAAAGGCGATGCTCAGTTTGGTCAAATCTAACTCTTca GCTACATTATTGCGTAGCGTCACTTCGACTTTGTCCAACTTGTGTCGCTATTTGGGTGGGAGTGTCCTTGCCGTCCGACAGCTTCTTCCTGCCCTGTACCACCTAATCCACGCAAATGACGAGGAGATTCTCGCCACCGCTTGCATGGCTCTCTCTCATCTCACTGATGGcccgaaagaaataaagaaagaagttATCAACGCCGGAGTCGTCCCTCGGCTCGTTGAGCTATTCTATCACAAAGAAGAGACCGTAATTTACCCCACGCTGATGGTAATCGGCTACATTGCTTATTCAGGCGAAGACATATCTGATGAGATCGAAGCTTTTGTCAGCGCTGGGGCTGTTGCTGGGATGATTCATTTGTTAGATTCACCTCATCCAGTTGTAGTGGAACATGCTGCCTGGGTTCTGGGTAACTTTGCCAATCAGGGAGCAGAGATAagagattttttaattgaggAAGGCATTATTAAGCCATTGGTATCCTTGATTAATAAACCCGACACtcca GTTAAATTGTTGCAAGAAGTCACTGTGACCTTGACCAACTTGTGTGGTGGATACGAGGACAGTCCACTCAGTGTCCCGGCAGTCCGACAGCTTATTCCCGCCCTGGCCCACCTTCTCAACTCCAACGACAGCGATATTCTCGTCTGCGCTTCCATGGCTCTATCTAATCTCTCTGCTGATGGTCACGACGAACGAATCCAAGATGTTGTCGACACTGGAGTCGTTCCTCGGCTCATTTCTTTGTTGGACAAAAATAGATTAAACGATGATTTTGTAATCTCCATGGCTCTGTCGATAATCGCCAACATCGTCACAGCCAATGATAGTCAAACCGATTCCGTCCTGGCTGCTGGTGCCTGCCCGGCGCTGGCCAAGTTACTTGCTCATTCCGATTTGGAAATCGTCAAACGGGCTGCCCGGACCGTGGCGAAGATTGCTGCAGGCAACGCCACCCAGATTCAAGCTCTCATTACCAACAACGTTATTCGTCCGTTAGTGGACGTGCTGGGCAATGGCGACTTCAAATGCCAAAAGGCAGCAGCTTTGGCCATTACCAACATCACTATGG gtGGCAATGTCGAGCAGATCGCTTTGTTGTGTCAGTTTGGTGCCGTTGCTCCGCTGTGCACTTTGCTGGAGACCAAGAAACCCAAGACTATCGTGGTCGTATTGGATTGCTTAGCTAATATTTTGGCGGCTGCCAAGAAAATGGGCGAGCTGGAGAAAGTTTCTCTTGACGTAAGAGTGTGTGGTGGCTTGGATTTAATCGAAGTTTTGGTTATCCACAACAATGTTGATATTTCTCTCAAGTCGCTGGCTGTTCTGAAGCAGTATTTCTCCACTGAc AGGGATGAAGATTCTGAGTTGGCGCCATCGATATCGCAGAGTGGCAATTACGAATTCAACACCCAGCCATTTCAAACCCCTGAAGGAGGTTTCTCATTCTAA
- the LOC124197521 gene encoding importin subunit alpha-1-like isoform X1 — MTTEANPTLLKDINHNCRGYEMNVNLQEVKKEDHMLYNRYNQYILEVYDEDLSPLEVLKCMAAAKSIEDIVNGINSGDVNKEITATNAIRKFLSEEHNPALIRILINANVVPKLVEFLSRVKNAELQLESARTLTTIVLCRSFQVQAVVSAGAIAGFMSMLSSPHPVTAEQAVRALGIIAKDGPKLRDYLIEQGFIKAMLSLVKSNSSATLLRSVTSTLSNLCRYLGGSVLAVRQLLPALYHLIHANDEEILATACMALSHLTDGPKEIKKEVINAGVVPRLVELFYHKEETVIYPTLMVIGYIAYSGEDISDEIEAFVSAGAVAGMIHLLDSPHPVVVEHAAWVLGNFANQGAEIRDFLIEEGIIKPLVSLINKPDTPVKLLQEVTVTLTNLCGGYEDSPLSVPAVRQLIPALAHLLNSNDSDILVCASMALSNLSADGHDERIQDVVDTGVVPRLISLLDKNRLNDDFVISMALSIIANIVTANDSQTDSVLAAGACPALAKLLAHSDLEIVKRAARTVAKIAAGNATQIQALITNNVIRPLVDVLGNGDFKCQKAAALAITNITMGGNVEQIALLCQFGAVAPLCTLLETKKPKTIVVVLDCLANILAAAKKMGELEKVSLDVRVCGGLDLIEVLVIHNNVDISLKSLAVLKQYFSTDRDEDSELAPSISQSGNYEFNTQPFQTPEGGFSF; from the exons ATGACAACTGAAGCAAATCCCACCCTGTTGAAGGACATCAATCATAATTGCAGAGGATATGAG ATGAATGTTAATTTGCAGGAAGTCAAGAAGGAAGATCACATGCTGTATAATAGATACAACCAATACATCCTTGAAGTCTACGATGAGGACCTCAGCCCTCTTGAAGTACTAAAATGCATGGCTGCAGCGAAGAGCATTGAGGACATAGTTAATg GTATCAACAGTGGTGATGTAAACAAGGAGATTACAGCAACCAATGCTATACGTAAATTCCTATCTGAGGAACACAATCCAGCACTCATTCGTATCCTCATCAATGCTAATGTTGTTCCCAAGCTAGTAGAATTCCTTAGTCGTGTCAAAAA cgCTGAACTTCAGTTAGAGTCAGCCAGGACTCTCACCACCATTGTGCTATGCAGATCTTTTCAGGTCCAAGCTGTGGTCAGTGCTGGGGCTATTGCTGGTTTCATGTCAATGTTGAGTTCACCTCATCCAGTTACGGCCGAGCAAGCTGTCCGGGCGCTCGGCATTATTGCGAAAGACGGACCAAAGTTAAGAGATTACTTAATCGAGCAAGGATTTATAAAGGCGATGCTCAGTTTGGTCAAATCTAACTCTTca GCTACATTATTGCGTAGCGTCACTTCGACTTTGTCCAACTTGTGTCGCTATTTGGGTGGGAGTGTCCTTGCCGTCCGACAGCTTCTTCCTGCCCTGTACCACCTAATCCACGCAAATGACGAGGAGATTCTCGCCACCGCTTGCATGGCTCTCTCTCATCTCACTGATGGcccgaaagaaataaagaaagaagttATCAACGCCGGAGTCGTCCCTCGGCTCGTTGAGCTATTCTATCACAAAGAAGAGACCGTAATTTACCCCACGCTGATGGTAATCGGCTACATTGCTTATTCAGGCGAAGACATATCTGATGAGATCGAAGCTTTTGTCAGCGCTGGGGCTGTTGCTGGGATGATTCATTTGTTAGATTCACCTCATCCAGTTGTAGTGGAACATGCTGCCTGGGTTCTGGGTAACTTTGCCAATCAGGGAGCAGAGATAagagattttttaattgaggAAGGCATTATTAAGCCATTGGTATCCTTGATTAATAAACCCGACACtcca GTTAAATTGTTGCAAGAAGTCACTGTGACCTTGACCAACTTGTGTGGTGGATACGAGGACAGTCCACTCAGTGTCCCGGCAGTCCGACAGCTTATTCCCGCCCTGGCCCACCTTCTCAACTCCAACGACAGCGATATTCTCGTCTGCGCTTCCATGGCTCTATCTAATCTCTCTGCTGATGGTCACGACGAACGAATCCAAGATGTTGTCGACACTGGAGTCGTTCCTCGGCTCATTTCTTTGTTGGACAAAAATAGATTAAACGATGATTTTGTAATCTCCATGGCTCTGTCGATAATCGCCAACATCGTCACAGCCAATGATAGTCAAACCGATTCCGTCCTGGCTGCTGGTGCCTGCCCGGCGCTGGCCAAGTTACTTGCTCATTCCGATTTGGAAATCGTCAAACGGGCTGCCCGGACCGTGGCGAAGATTGCTGCAGGCAACGCCACCCAGATTCAAGCTCTCATTACCAACAACGTTATTCGTCCGTTAGTGGACGTGCTGGGCAATGGCGACTTCAAATGCCAAAAGGCAGCAGCTTTGGCCATTACCAACATCACTATGG gtGGCAATGTCGAGCAGATCGCTTTGTTGTGTCAGTTTGGTGCCGTTGCTCCGCTGTGCACTTTGCTGGAGACCAAGAAACCCAAGACTATCGTGGTCGTATTGGATTGCTTAGCTAATATTTTGGCGGCTGCCAAGAAAATGGGCGAGCTGGAGAAAGTTTCTCTTGACGTAAGAGTGTGTGGTGGCTTGGATTTAATCGAAGTTTTGGTTATCCACAACAATGTTGATATTTCTCTCAAGTCGCTGGCTGTTCTGAAGCAGTATTTCTCCACTGAc AGGGATGAAGATTCTGAGTTGGCGCCATCGATATCGCAGAGTGGCAATTACGAATTCAACACCCAGCCATTTCAAACCCCTGAAGGAGGTTTCTCATTCTAA